A DNA window from Thermodesulfovibrionales bacterium contains the following coding sequences:
- a CDS encoding MerR family transcriptional regulator has protein sequence MRNPTDKKQPLFMISVVSKMLGVHPQTLRLYEREGLVTPHRARRSRLYSEEDIEKLAMILRLTRELGVNRAGVDIILRLRHRVEVLQKEMDEMMKFLETDLRSDFEKKLRKLFFEE, from the coding sequence ATGAGGAATCCGACCGATAAGAAACAGCCCCTCTTCATGATCAGCGTCGTGTCGAAGATGCTCGGCGTGCATCCCCAGACACTGCGTCTCTATGAGAGGGAAGGACTTGTGACTCCTCACCGGGCAAGGAGAAGCCGTCTCTATTCCGAGGAGGATATCGAAAAATTAGCGATGATTTTACGGCTGACCCGTGAGCTCGGCGTGAACAGGGCAGGCGTCGATATAATCCTCAGGCTCAGACATCGGGTTGAGGTACTCCAGAAGGAGATGGACGAGATGATGAAGTTTCTCGAAACCGATCTCAGGAGCGATTT